The proteins below come from a single Argentina anserina chromosome 1, drPotAnse1.1, whole genome shotgun sequence genomic window:
- the LOC126787111 gene encoding auxin-responsive protein IAA27, with translation MSMSLEHDYIGLSESLEASDKSNKGGAASAALNLKATELRLGLPGSESPERDSGVALEDRTGFSLPLLKHSVSGAKRVFSDAIDGASGKWVFSGTGGSEADLGKGGNLVSPRGLNGGKGLAGSECKSQPISAVKDGVPLSPNPLHEKKAQVSAPAAKAQVVGWPPIRSFRKNSMASIPTKKDGEAEGKMGAGCLYIKVSMDGAPYLRKVDLKTYGSYVDLSLALEKMFSCFTIGQCGPHGISSQDGMSESRLMDLLHGAEYVLTYEDKDGDWMLVGDVPWQMFTDSCRRMRIMKSSEAIGLAPRAMQKCKNSN, from the exons ATGTCTATGTCCTTGGAGCATGATTACATAGGCTTATCAGAGTCTCTTGAAGCCTCTGACAAGTCCAACAAGGGAGGAGCTGCTTCTGCTGCTTTGAACCTCAAAGCCACTGAGCTCAGGCTGGGCTTGCCTGGCTCTGAGTCCCCTGAGAGAGATAGTGGTGTTGCTTTGGAGGACAGAACTGGGTTTTCACTGCCTCTGCTTAAGCACTCTGTTTCTGGAGCCAAGAGGGTGTTCTCTGACGCCATTGATGGAGCTTCAGGGAAGTGGGTGTTCTCTGGGACTGGTGGATCTGAGGCTGATTTGGGTAAAGGTGGTAACCTGGTTTCTCCTAGAGGTCTTAATGGTGGCAAAGGTCTTGCTGGGTCTGAGTGTAAGAGTCAACCAATCTCTGCTGTGAAAGATGGTGTGCCACTGTCTCCTAACCCATTGCATGAGAAGAAGGCTCAGGTTTCTGCTCCTGCTGCAAA GGCTCAGGTAGTTGGATGGCCACCAATCCGTTCATTCCGGAAGAATTCAATGGCATCCATTCCTACCAAAAAAGATGGTGAAGCAGAAGGCAAGATGGGAGCAGGGTGTCTTTATATCAAGGTCAGCATGGATGGTGCCCCATACCTGAGGAAAGTCGATCTCAAAACCTATGGCAGCTATGTGGATCTATCATTAGCATTGGAAAAAATGTTCAGCTGCTTTACTATTG GTCAATGCGGCCCACATGGAATTTCAAGTCAAGATGGAATGAGCGAGAGTCGTTTAATGGATCTTCTCCATGGTGCTGAATACGTCCTCACCTATGAAGACAAGGATGGTGATTGGATGCTAGTTGGTGATGTTCCCTGGCA GATGTTCACTGACTCATGTAGAAGGATGAGGATTATGAAGAGTTCAGAAGCTATAGGGCTAG CTCCAAGGGCCATGCAGAAGTGCAAAAACAGTAATTag
- the LOC126787646 gene encoding polyprotein of EF-Ts, chloroplastic, giving the protein MTPVVPYSISNVSVFPGTAFTSRKTNSLTKFNFTRKSARHTLSPQSFLLPFSASIRLFPLYNNRCPVPHRSTYVVSATGTDVAVEQPDSAAAEASTESDAAETVGKSSNSDVSSSPSQARRARPGRQSEMSPVKNEELVPGATFTGKVRSIQPFGAFIDFGAFTDGLVHVSQLSDTYVKDVGSVVSVGQEVKVTLVEANMETKRISLTMREGKDPSSSSDRGGSDRRGGPKKGERKNEGRKSSKFSKGQNLVGTVKNLVRAGAFISLPEGEEGFLPQSEEADEGFASMMGETSLEVGQEINVRVLRISRGQVTLTMKLEEDVQKSESQITQGVIHTATNPFLVAFRQNKDIAAFLDEREKVEKATKETSTPKSTEKSTQEVLDKQVSSDEQSLGVPASMDESTENDGAPLEVVDAGASGVDDESSLEDEETIISSSTETLETIDGVVQDLQQEEGSSKIVAPEESISTTDSTEQESPSTDGVENDANSDMSGEIVDQALPSDDTKPEDVIESKVDDTIAKDEPQLEPPTWESESPSTPLSEDEEVQPAPDTSGSITSPDVQPDLASPQETKATISPALVKQLRDESGAGMMDCKKALSECGGDIVKAQEFLRKKGLASADKKASRVTAEGRIGSYIHDSRIGILLEVNCETDFVSRGDIFKELVEDLAMQTAACPQVQYVTTEDVPEEFVKKEREIEMQKEDLMSKPEQIRSKIVDGRIKKRLDELALLEQPYIKNDKVVVKDWVKQTIATIGENIKVKRFVRFNLGEGLEKRSQDFAAEVAAQTAAKKVPAAGKEQPAAVETKEPVQKAPTVAVSAALVKQLRDETGAGMMDCKKALAETGGDIEKAQEYLRKKGLSSAEKKSSRLAAEGRIGSYIHDARIGVLIEVNCETDFVGRSGKFKELVDDLAMQVVACPQVQFVSIEDIPESTVKKEKEIEMQREDLLLKPENIREKIVEGRISKRLGELALLEQPFIKDDNILVKDLVKQTVAALGENIKVRRFVRFTLGETVEGIKSEA; this is encoded by the exons ATGACGCCTGTAGTTCCATATTCCATAAGCAATGTCTCAGTTTTTCCTGGAACTGCCTTTACCTCAAGAAAGACCAATTCTCTAACGAAATTCAATTTTACTAGGAAATCTGCTAGACATACTTTATCCCCCCAGAGTTTTCTTTTACCCTTTTCGGCCTCTATTAGATTGTTTCCATTATACAACAACAGATGCCCTGTTCCTCATAGATCAACCTATGTGGTATCTGCCACTGGAACCGATGTAGCAGTGGAGCAACCAGACTCGGCTGCTGCAGAAGCTTCGACTGAATCGGATGCAGCTGAAACTGTTGGAAAATCTTCCAACTCTGATGTAAGTTCCAGTCCATCTCAAGCAAGGCGTGCAAGACCAGGTAGGCAAAGTGAAATGTCACCTGTTAAGAATGAGGAGCTGGTTCCTGGTGCAACATTTACAGGGAAAGTGAGATCAATTCAGCCATTTGGTGCTTTCATTGATTTTGGAGCTTTCACAGATGGCCTGGTACATGTTTCGCAGTTGAGTGATACTTATGTAAAAGATGTAGGAAGTGTTGTTTCTGTGGGGCAAGAGGTGAAGGTGACATTAGTTGAAGCCAATATGGAGACTAAGCGGATTTCTCTCACTATGCGTGAAGGGAAAGATCCTTCGTCCAGTAGTGATAGGGGTGGATCTGACAGAAGAGGTGGTCCGAAGAAAGGAGAGAGGAAAAATGAGGGGAGAAAAAGTTCAAAATTTTCCAAGGGGCAGAACCTAGTGGGCACGGTGAAGAATTTGGTCAGGGCTGGTGCTTTTATCTCACTTCCTGAAGGGGAGGAAGGTTTCTTGCCTCAGTCGGAGGAAGCTGATGAAGGTTTTGCAAGCATGATGGGGGAGACCTCTCTGGAGGTTGGTCAAGAAATTAATGTCCGTGTCTTGCGTATTAGTAGAGGACAAGTAACCTTGACAATGAAGTTAGAAGAAGATGTTCAGAAGTCAGAGTCCCAGATTACTCAAGGAGTGATCCACACAGCAACAAATCCATTTCTCGTGGCGTTTCGCCAAAACAAGGATATTGCCGCCTTTTTGGATGAAAGAGAGAAAGTAGAGAAAGCAACCAAAGAAACTTCGACTCCAAAGAGTACGGAAAAATCAACACAGGAAGTGCTGGACAAACAAGTAAGCAGTGATGAGCAGAGTCTTGGCGTCCCTGCTTCCATGGATGAAAGTACTGAAAATGATGGTGCTCCATTAGAGGTAGTTGATGCAGGAGCCAGTGGAGTAGATGATGAGTCAAGCCTAGAGGACGAGGAGACCATTATTTCTAGTTCAACGGAAACTCTAGAAACTATAGATGGTGTGGTCCAAGACCTACAACAAGAAGAGGGGAGTTCCAAAATCGTGGCTCCTGAAGAAAGTATATCTACCACAGATTCTACTGAGCAGGAGTCTCCTTCAACGGACGGAGTGGAAAATGATGCAAATTCAGATATGTCTGGTGAAATAGTTGATCAAGCGTTGCCATCAGATGACACAAAACCCGAAGACGTTATAGAGAGTAAAGTAGACGACACAATAGCAAAAGATGAGCCGCAATTAGAACCACCTACTTGGGAGAGTGAAAGTCCTTCAACTCCACTatctgaagatgaagaagtgcAACCAGCTCCTGATACTAGTGGGAGTATCACCAGCCCAGATGTACAACCAGATCTTGCTTCTCCTCAAGAGACAAAAG CAACCATATCACCAGCTCTTGTAAAACAGTTGCGTGACGAGTCGGGAGCTGGAATGATGGACTGCAAAAAGGCTTTGTCGGAGTGTGGAGGAGACATTGTCAAAGCCCAGGAGTTCCTTAGAAAGAAAGGCTTAGCAAGTGCAGATAAGAAAGCCAGTAGAGTCACTGCTGAAGGGAGAATAGGTTCATATATTCACGATAGCAGAATTGGTATCTTACTGGAGGTAAACTGCGAGACAGATTTTGTTTCCCGGGGTGATATTTTCAAAGAGCTGGTCGAGGATCTAGCCATGCAAACAGCTGCATGCCCTCAAGTACAGTATGTTACTACAGAAGATGTTCCTGAAGAGTTTGTAAAGAAGGAAAGAGAGATTGAGATGCAGAAAGAAGATCTTATGTCAAAGCCAGAGCAGATTAGATCAAAGATAGTTGACGGGAGGATCAAGAAGAGGCTTGATGAGCTGGCATTGCTTGAGCAGCCCTACATCAAGAATGATAAGGTGGTGGTGAAGGACTGGGTGAAGCAAACTATTGCAACCATTGGGGAAAACATAAAGGTCAAGAGGTTTGTACGTTTCAATCTGGGAGAAGGCTTGGAAAAACGGAGTCAGGATTTTGCAGCTGAAGTGGCTGCCCAAACTGCAGCAAAGAAGGTCCCCGCAGCAGGGAAAGAACAGCCTGCTGCAGTTGAAACAAAGGAGCCAGTTCAGAA GGCACCAACTGTAGCTGTCTCTGCTGCTTTGGTTAAACAACTAAGGGATGAAACTGGAGCGGGAATGATGGACTGCAAGAAAGCTCTCGCTGAAACTGGAGGGGATATAGAGAAGGCACAAGAGTACCTCAGAAAGAAGGGTCTTTCTTCTGCTGAAAAGAAATCCAGTCGGCTTGCTGCTGAAGGCAGGATAGGATCTTATATTCATGACGCTCGCATTGGAGTTCTGATTGAAGTCAACTGTGAGACTGACTTTGTTGGTCGAAGTGGAAAATTCAAGGAATTGGTTGATGACCTGGCAATGCAAGTTGTGGCCTGCCCTCAGGTGCAATTTGTATCCATCGAAGACATTCCAGAGAGCACtgtaaaaaaggaaaaagagatTGAGATGCAGAGGGAGGACCTTCTGTTGAAACCTGAAAACATTAGGGAGAAGATCGTGGAGGGAAGGATCTCAAAGAGGCTTGGGGAGCTTGCTCTGTTGGAGCAACCTTTTATCAAAGACGATAATATATTGGTGAAGGATCTTGTGAAGCAGACTGTTGCTGCTCTTGGGGAAAACATAAAAGTTCGAAGGTTTGTTAGGTTCACTCTTGGGGAGACAGTCGAGGGCATTAAATCTGAAGCGTAA
- the LOC126792854 gene encoding uncharacterized protein LOC126792854, producing the protein MKLKQLESLLGSLQQFPNPKVELEQYPTGAHIAARMLYTAENSFGDVCDKVVADFGCGCGTLGVAAGLLGAEHVIGIDVDPESLELASLNAEELELDIDYIQCNIKSLGWRAEVVDTVIMNPPFGTRQKGADMDFLSVALKVASQAVYSLHKTSTRDHVKRAALQQFNATSAEVICQLRYDLPQTYKFHKKRDVDIAVDLWRFVPKSKHGP; encoded by the exons ATGAAGCTGAAGCAGCTCGAAAGCCTCCTAGGTAGTCTCCAACAGTTCCCAAACCCAAAG GTGGAGCTGGAACAATACCCAACCGGAGCCCACATTGCAGCTCGCATGCTTTACACT GCAGAGAATTCATTTGGGGATGTGTGTGACAAGGTTGTGGCGGATTTTGGCTGTGGTTGTGGTACATTGGGGGTGGCAGCTGGACTCTTGGGTGCAGA ACATGTGATTGGCATTGACGTTGATCCAGAATCTCTTGAATTAGCTTCACTAAATGCTGAGGAACTTGAG TTGGACATAGATTATATTCAATGCAACATCAAGAGCTTAGGATGGAGAG CTGAAGTTGTTGATACCGTTATAATGAATCCTCCATTTGGAACTCGGCAAAAGGGTGCTGACATGGATTTTCTCTCTGTGGCTCTGAAG GTTGCTTCTCAAGCTGTTTATTCCTTACATAAAACCTCCACAAGAGAT CATGTGAAAAGGGCAGCCTTGCAGCAGTTCAATGCTACCAGTGCTGAGGTTATATGTCAG CTTCGATATGATTTACCTCAAACATACAAGTTTCATAAGAAACGAGATGTGGATATAGCTGTGGACTTGTGGCGATTTGTTCCCAAGAGTAAGCATGGTCCGTAG